GATAATGGTCTCTGGTCCTGTGGTACTCTTTCAATACTCCTCTCTCTATAATAACGTTAAGTACTGGTTGGCACCGGATTGGTGTGGTGCAGTGCAGATGTTCTGCAGGGCAGCAATGAAAAGAGCCATTTAGGAGTTCCGCGGCATTGCCCCTTTTCCTTTGAAAAGACAATGTGACTGAACTCTGAAAATGAAGAATTTCGGATATAACTTACCTGTTTTTCTAAAGGCTGTTGTTTGTCCAGGTGAATTCCGTTGATATTTGTGAATGAACAATCATAAGATGGATTTTTGGATGCTGACAGGATCAGGGTCCGTTTTATGAACTATTTGTGTATTGAACATAAAAGCCCGTTCTGGAAAAAAGGGATGATCCATCTCTCCATGACGAATACTACCGACAAATAAACCTAGCCACAGAGTAGCAGATTCTGCATTTGGCTACAAGGTCATATATGATTATTGTGCAGTTTTCACCATTTAATAGGACAATAATATGTCCGCTTATTTAGCCCTCCCCTCCGGAGTAATTCCAAGGTTCTCCGGGGGATAATGGAAAATTTAATCCGAATATCCCGTGACTGCTCACCGAATGGTGAATGTCTGCCTGTTCCCATTCGGGAAACAACAGACAGACAGCCTTTCCAGCGGGTGGATTTTCAAAAGATTCGAGTTAAAAATTGTGTTATTTTACTGTTTCATTTTTTTCCGTGCATCCTCGATGGCCTCGTTAATGGCCTTCTCGAATTTATCTCCAGCCTTTTTTGCCTCCTTTTCAAGATGGTCACGCCCTTTTTTTGTGCCAAAAAGGGTCTTTCCGAGGTCTGTTACATCTTTCACGGCGCGTGATACAGAATTACGGGCATCAGTGATGATCTCTTCCACATTTACCTCGGGTTCACTCTTCTCTGCTTCTTCACTGGTGATCGGTTCTTCAATCCATACGCCTTTCTCAAAATGTCCACGTGTTCCTGCCATAGTATATCAGATTGATATACTCGTTTTTGGGTAATAATGGCACGGGTAGTTTCAATGAAGTTTCGAGGTGGAATTATCCTTCTGCCGTGGTTTCCGATCTCCTTGCTATGGGCAGGGCAGTATAAAATAGCGGGTGTAATCATATCCAAAGAATAGTGGGGTAAGCACGAATGAACACAGGCCGGTAATTAAAACATCAGGAACAAAGACGGCTATTTGCGGCCCGGATTGTGGAGAGTCCTTGGAGTTCCCATACGCCTATTGCGGTAACAGCAAAGGTCCAGAGATTGGTGATGATGCCAAAGAGAGGAGTCCATCCAATAAGGAGGGCTGGTACCGCACCATAGAGGATGGCACGAAATGTCTCCTGCATGCTGCAGTGCCAAGGACCACTGCTGTGAGATGGATTCCGGCACCTGAAATCGCGATGAAAAAGATCCCAAAGAGAAAACTACCGGCGATTGCGGCAATAATGGTATGTTCTCCGGCAGATGTGGTGTCGATAAAGGGCACACTGCAGAAGAGGCTCCCCCCGATCCCCCGGATCAGGACGCCTGCAAGGATGCTGTGCAGGCAGAGGAGGGTGAAAAAGAAGAACCCCGCCTGCATGAGGTAGCTATCACGCACATGGCGAAAAAATACTGGTGGTATTACGAGAATCTCTGCTGCGCAAAGGATAAATCCCTCTGCCATATCTGGCTGGCTATCCATTTTCTGAGACAATAAAGCGACGTATGGGATAATTGGTGATATTCATCGGGAAAGAAGAGAGGGTACGGTGACCACGTCGTCAAACGGAATTGTAATCTTCGATAGATATGCGTCGATTTTGGCCGTTCCGTGGACACGGGCGTCTATGTCGCGTGTTAAGGCACCGGTGAGAAAACGTACAGCCTCCGGAGATGTGACAGTGATGGACACCGGAACTTCGGTAGTCGAGTAGGCACCCAGACTAACATTCTCAGCCCACCCGTGGATAATAACCCGTTCCGGGGTGTCATCCGCTGTGAGAATATCAAACCTGATCTCTGAGAGGGTTAACCGGGCTGGTGCCCGGGATGTGACAGCGACTGTTACCCTCCCCCCGATATATGCGGGTGAAACGGTTTCGATGGAGACTCCCCGGACCATCACTGAACAGAGACGGGATAGATCCATAAACAGTTCGAATATGGGGTGGCGGGTAAAAAAAATATCGGTCGAGCTATCGTACCTGATACAGGAAAAATGAGTGGCCGTTTAAATTCAGACTTGCGGAAAAAAAGGAGTGGGAAAATAGAGAGTTTACCGGCGGATAACCACCAGTGCTATGGTACAGCCGAAAATGGCTGCCATCATTCCAAATCCGGGAACTGGTGCCGCTGCTGCCATGTCTGCGGGACTGGGCCCTTCAGGTTCAGGCATACTGGTCATCTCTTCAGTGATCAGTGTTGCGGTTGGAGTGGCAGTTGCCCTGCCCATGGATCTGATAAAGAAGTACGATGTTGGCTCTGTTCCTTCCGTCAACTTGCTCCCCGGACACTCTGATGCCGGAGCATTACCATTGATAAAGAGGATCTCCAGATGGTTTCTGTTTCCCTCCTCTAGTGTATTCCATGTATCATCCGGCAGCATGGTCTGTGTTCCACAATCAGATATCGGAAACTCCTTGCTGTTTGAATAATAGCTGACAGTCTTCACGGTGACGTTTACTGACTGCGCACTGCATACCTGTCCGGTGCAGGAATCACAGTTTGGCGTTGCAGTATATGATACCTTGTAGTTGCCGATAAACGGTGACGGCATTGCATTTGGATCACCTACCATCCAGCTCAAATGTTTCTGGGTAGACTGGCTGTCTCCCACCAGACCGATAGCAATCATTCCTTGTGAATCGCTCAGGGCACAGACTACCTCATCACCCGGTTTGATGTAGTTAAAGAATATGTCAAATTTCAGGGGGGTGTAGAGTGTCATTGGAGTGAATGGTGCAAACTGCTCCCCATTCCACTTTGCGGCGATATCCACTTCAAATTCACCGGTCTCTTGGTCTGCCTTGCTAACCCTTCCCAAATATGCCCGTAATGGCGGGTTTTCAATAATTCTTTCCTCTTTATCCCCACTATCCGAATACTCGGCAATCCATATCTCTTTATCATCATCATCTACCGGGTGGCATGCCACTGCGGGCAGTATGATGAACATGATAATGAGAAGGACGGCCGGAACTGACCTTAAATACCTCTGCGTCAATACACACACCTCAAAATGACCGTACAATACCATACGGTTCTGTGCTATCCTTACTATTGCCCATATATAAAGTTGTCGTGGATGTTGACTCGGAGAGGGATAATTATTATATTCGTTGTGTGTGATTCGACGATTCGGGGTCTAAGAATCTGCCTGATTTCTGGTAGTATTCCGGGAACACCGGGGTTCTCGGGGGTTGTTGACTGGCTGTCCGGCCATTTCTTCCCGGCAGGCATTGAGGTCCTGGAGTTTTTGGAAAAATGGTGGGAGAGGGAAACCGTTTCTGCCAATGAGGAATGGGCATGATAATAATGCTACTGCAATTATCGGTACACGGCAGAGAGGGCGACTCGTTCTGCGATAAGTTCGGGGAGCCGTTGTGTGCCGATGGTGGCAAGTTCCGTTTCAGTGATGGAGAAGTCCTGCATCAGGCGTGAACGTTTCTCTGCACAAATGGGTTCTGTCCCTGCGGGTGGGGCAGGAGGGAGGGTAATACCGGGTATTCTGGCGATTTCGTCTGCTGCATTCTCGACTGCTGGCACTATAACCACCCAGAGAGGCATCTTCCCCTTCTGTGCGCCGAATTTGGCAGCAACACTTGTCTGTCGGCTAGCTGCCACCCAGAGGAGCAGTTCCATCTCAAAGGACCGTGCGACAGGGTTTTTGTCCGTAAACCATGTCCGACAGGCATGGGCGAGTGCGGCATCCAGGTGTAGGCGACCTGCAACCCGGTCAGCATTAATACAGATGATATGGGCATCGATGCGGTCTGCGGTGGCATGTACGGCCGAAAGAAACTCCTGAATGTCAGATATTTCCGCATTGGCAAAGAGGATCGCATGAGTGGGCATAAGGGGGCCTGCTACATTATTCATCTGCCTCTCCCCCAAATGAGAAGAGCGACCTTTGTGCGCCTGGTCCTTCTTCTGTCCCTACAGTGGCAATATCTTCTGCCGCCCCGGTGTTCTGTCCACTCTGTCCTTTCTCTGTTGGCTCGTTCTCCCCATTCCGTGCGGCCATACGTTCTGCAAGAGGATCCCTGCGGCCCCTGCCACGTTTCATGGTCTTTGCGGCCCGAATAATACTCTCTGCTGTTTTTCCGCCTACGATGCTGCCGACAAAGGCGGGGTCTGCAGTGAGAAGTGCTTCAGGGCTGGTGATGTTGTTTGTGAAGAGGCGGCGTGCCCGAACCCGCCCGATGCCTTTTATGCGGACCAGAGGAATTAACTCATGACGGATGCCGTGACGGATCCGCAGGGTGGTTTCCTCCACTCCGTTGCGGTGTTCAGGCGAGAAAAGGCGTGCCAGCCTTCCGGAGGCATGAAGCAGCCACCCTATTCCCTCTACTGCATTATGGATGTCACCCGGGCCGACGCCGTAGCGGGTGCAGATGGTATCGTCACCTGTCTCGTCCATCCAGTCGGAGAGGAGCATTGCGGTCTTAAGGCTGCGGAAGAATTCCTCCATCTCATCGTAGGAGAACTCGGTTCTGAACTCCTCTTCGTGGTCATAGAAGAACTTCTCCAGCATGGCCAGGTCATTTTTCTTTACATACAGAGTGAACATATCCGGTGTCATGCAGAGCAGCTGGAGAAGGGCTAAATCAGTGAGTTCTCCATCTTCCCGGAGTGCTGCGGTGATCATCTCGGCTGAGCGGGGGTCAATGTAGAGCCTGCTCGTCAGCTCACCGTATTCGGTTGCATGCAGCATACCGGAGAGGTCCGTCACCATCTCGGCGCCCGTGAGAAATGAAAGGGCATCGTTCAGTGTCCGGGAAAGGGCCCGTTTTCCGGTGTGCTGGTGGGCATAGAAGGTCTTCTCCAGAAATTCCATCAGTTCGTCACGGGAACGGGCAAAGCCGGTTGCGACAAGGGAGAGGATGTGTGCTGTGAGGATACCCTGTTCTCCACATCCGGAGCGGACCTCCTCGTCAGGTGCCTCTACATACTCCTCGTAGAGATCATTTACCGCATATTCTGATTTTGCAATAAGAATGGCCTCACCATAGGGATCAAGGTGCGGCCGTCCGGCCCTCCCTGCCATCTGCCGGTATTCCCGTACCGGTATTGGCCGCATTCCTTCTCCACCGACGTAGCGGAGATAATCACGGATGATTACCCGGCGTGCGGGAAGGTTTAGGCCTGCCGCGAGTGTGGGAGTAGATGAGATCGACTTGATAAATCCACTCCGGAAACCCTCTTCAACGAGTGTCCGCTGCATGCGGTTCATTCCGGCATGATGGAAGGCCGCACCGTTTCTCACACAGGCAGCAAGAGTACGGCCCATATCAGTCTCGGCAGCGGCTTCGAGTTTCTCTGCAATACTGTCCAGCACTGCATGCTCTGATTTCAGGGCCGAAGCCGCCCGTTTTGCGTATCCTTCTGCATTGCGCCGGGATGAGACAAAGACGAGGCACTGCCCCCCGTCTGCCACACAGTCCAGAAGCAGATTGATGTCTTCGGTCTTTGCAGGAGAAGGAATCTCACGCTCCTCATCGTTAAAGTAGATCATATTGCGATAGCAAATACCCTCCCTGAGGTCCACCGGACGCCAGTCTGAGGTGATAAGGTCTGCCCCCAGCCAGCCCGCCAGTTCCTTAGGGTTGCCGATAGTTGCGGAGAGAGCGATTACCTGCATGTTCGGAGTGGCATGGCGCAGTTTGGTAATCACCATTTCAAGGGTGGGTCCGCGTGACTCATCGTCGATAAGGTGTACCTCGTCAACGACGAGGCAGGAGACACGGGATAGCCAGGGGGCGCCGTTTCTGAGGAGAGAGTCCACTTTCTCTGAAGTGGCGATCACGATGTCATTTGCGCCAAGGCGTGCCTCCTTTTGATCATAATCCCCGGTGGCGACACCGATAGCACAGCCCTTGTTTGCAAATTCATGGGCCTTTTCTGTTGCAAGTGCTTTTAATGGGACAATGTAGAGGCTCATCCCCCCCCGTGCAATGGCGGCATGCATCGCCATCTCTGCAATCAGGGTCTTTCCGGATGCAGTGGGAATGGCAACCAGCAGATCGGCACCTTCAAGCAGCCCTTTTTCAATGCACTCGTTCTGGGGCGGGTACAGGAATTCGATACCTTTATCTTTAATATTCTGTTTAAATGCCTCAGGCAGTGGCAAATCAGAAAAATGCAAAGGCACCCCTTCTTTTCCTGTGTAAAAGAGATTTAATTGCTCTATATGTCATGAACGGGCAGAATGTGGGTATGTATGTTCCAGTGGAAATCATCCGTCCTTTCCTGTATTTTTGATATTCCCGTGGTTCGGTGGTCTTTTTAGTATGTAATATGCTCAAAATATTTATATGATGATATGGGGGTCAATAATAATATTCGAGCATGTCGACCTTTGCCTCTTTCTTCTTGCGATCCAAAAAGGAGAATACCGTCGCATGTGGCAGTCCTTCAATGAGCATTTCAACTGCGGTCCGGACATTCTTTACCTGGTCAATCATGCCGATAACCGCAACCGTCTTACCCTGGACAGAGAGGATGGCCCCGGTCATATCCTCGATCTGTTCACGTGCCCGTCCGTTCTTGCCGATGATCCTGCCCCGGAGGCGTTCCATCTGTTTTGGTGTCGTGCAGACACCGGAGAGGTCCATGATGTCCAGAATCATATCTTCGTCTTCGAAGAGGGTAAAGGCCCGCTCGGGTGAGAATCCGCGGTTGATGGCACGCACCAGTTCTGTTGTGCGCATGACGGCAATGGCGTCCTCTCCTTCAATCTCAACGAGTCCGTCCTCAGAGTCAATCGCGAGGGTGGTCCCGGTTTTCTTTTCAATATCGCGTTTTGTTTTGCCGCCTTTCCCGATGAGGACCGGGATGCGGGCGGTGGTGATTTTTATCTCAGTGGTGGTCATGGTGGGTATCATCCCTGTTGTATAGTACAATTGAGTGGTGAAGGGATAATGGTTGGTGGCGGGGCAATTTCGCGCGGCCTGCAGATGCAGTACAGAAGGTGGTGTGGACGTCATCCCGTTCTGACCACAATAAATATATAATTTTTACACAAAAGGTGGCCCAATATCCGGAACCCAACCATTCATGTAACTGTGGGACAAAAAGTTTTATGTATTCGGGCTCGATCTAAAAATCCCGTATATCCCGGAGTTGCCATCTCATGGAAGAAACCCAGGAAGAAGAAAAATATCATACTATCAAAGTCAGTGTCAGAAATCTGACGAAAATTTTTGGGAAACATCCTGAAGATGCCCTGAAACTTATCCAGCAGGGAAAGAAGAAGCAGGAAATTTTTGAGAAGACCGAGCAGAATGTTGCGCTTCGGTCCATTTCTTTTGACGTCTATGAGGGCGAGTTGTTTGTTCTGATGGGGCTTTCCGGCTGTGGAAAGTCGACCCTTCTGCGGTGCATCAACCGGCTTATCGAACCGACGAGCGGAAATATCGAAATCGACGGAACAGATATCGTTACGATGAGCGAGGACGAACTGCGGCAGATGCGGCGTACGAAGATCGGGATGATCTTCCAGAACTTTGCCCTCCTCCCCCACCGTACTATTCTGGAGAATGTTGCGTTCGGACTTGAGATACAGAACACTCCTGTTGAAGAGCGGGAACAAAAAGCACGGGAAGCAATTGATCTTGTCGGTCTTTCAGGCTATGAGGAGAGTTATCCCTCCGGCCTTTCCGGAGGTATGCAACAGCGGGTCGGCCTCGCACGTGCACTGGCAAGTGATGCGGACATCCTCCTGATGGATGAGGCATTCAGTGCCCTTGATCCTCTTATCCGTCGTGATATGCAGGATGAACTCATTGAACTGCAGGCCAGGCTGAACAAGACAATCATCTTTGTGAGCCATGATCTGGAT
Above is a window of Methanogenium organophilum DNA encoding:
- the cgi121 gene encoding KEOPS complex subunit Cgi121, giving the protein MNNVAGPLMPTHAILFANAEISDIQEFLSAVHATADRIDAHIICINADRVAGRLHLDAALAHACRTWFTDKNPVARSFEMELLLWVAASRQTSVAAKFGAQKGKMPLWVVIVPAVENAADEIARIPGITLPPAPPAGTEPICAEKRSRLMQDFSITETELATIGTQRLPELIAERVALSAVYR
- a CDS encoding ATP-dependent DNA helicase, whose translation is MHFSDLPLPEAFKQNIKDKGIEFLYPPQNECIEKGLLEGADLLVAIPTASGKTLIAEMAMHAAIARGGMSLYIVPLKALATEKAHEFANKGCAIGVATGDYDQKEARLGANDIVIATSEKVDSLLRNGAPWLSRVSCLVVDEVHLIDDESRGPTLEMVITKLRHATPNMQVIALSATIGNPKELAGWLGADLITSDWRPVDLREGICYRNMIYFNDEEREIPSPAKTEDINLLLDCVADGGQCLVFVSSRRNAEGYAKRAASALKSEHAVLDSIAEKLEAAAETDMGRTLAACVRNGAAFHHAGMNRMQRTLVEEGFRSGFIKSISSTPTLAAGLNLPARRVIIRDYLRYVGGEGMRPIPVREYRQMAGRAGRPHLDPYGEAILIAKSEYAVNDLYEEYVEAPDEEVRSGCGEQGILTAHILSLVATGFARSRDELMEFLEKTFYAHQHTGKRALSRTLNDALSFLTGAEMVTDLSGMLHATEYGELTSRLYIDPRSAEMITAALREDGELTDLALLQLLCMTPDMFTLYVKKNDLAMLEKFFYDHEEEFRTEFSYDEMEEFFRSLKTAMLLSDWMDETGDDTICTRYGVGPGDIHNAVEGIGWLLHASGRLARLFSPEHRNGVEETTLRIRHGIRHELIPLVRIKGIGRVRARRLFTNNITSPEALLTADPAFVGSIVGGKTAESIIRAAKTMKRGRGRRDPLAERMAARNGENEPTEKGQSGQNTGAAEDIATVGTEEGPGAQRSLFSFGGEADE
- a CDS encoding quaternary amine ABC transporter ATP-binding protein; this encodes MEETQEEEKYHTIKVSVRNLTKIFGKHPEDALKLIQQGKKKQEIFEKTEQNVALRSISFDVYEGELFVLMGLSGCGKSTLLRCINRLIEPTSGNIEIDGTDIVTMSEDELRQMRRTKIGMIFQNFALLPHRTILENVAFGLEIQNTPVEEREQKAREAIDLVGLSGYEESYPSGLSGGMQQRVGLARALASDADILLMDEAFSALDPLIRRDMQDELIELQARLNKTIIFVSHDLDEALKLGDRIALMKDGEIAQLGTAEDLLQNPRCDYVERFVEDVNLSRVLVAKDVMKRPEPLLPPDSGPRNALRLMEEYGISSIFVAGKDRKFRGLVTVDGAVEAKKRDIPLRELMITDTPTVEMDTPAQELMPIMAETAYPVAVLDSDGKIKGLIVRGSLLAGLARLEVEV
- a CDS encoding KH domain-containing protein, giving the protein MTTTEIKITTARIPVLIGKGGKTKRDIEKKTGTTLAIDSEDGLVEIEGEDAIAVMRTTELVRAINRGFSPERAFTLFEDEDMILDIMDLSGVCTTPKQMERLRGRIIGKNGRAREQIEDMTGAILSVQGKTVAVIGMIDQVKNVRTAVEMLIEGLPHATVFSFLDRKKKEAKVDMLEYYY